One Nitrospirota bacterium DNA window includes the following coding sequences:
- the mtnP gene encoding S-methyl-5'-thioadenosine phosphorylase — translation MPEIGLIAGSGIYEIPGLVIKKKKRIVTPFGKPSDDYRIVEINDVEIAFLPRHGSAHNIPPHRVNYRANIWGLKELGVKRIISVSAVGGISKEMKPGGIVIPDQVIDMTGGRNSTFYDGPEVVHIDFTEPYCPEIRKALIKAGKKTGIVLIKGGAYICTNGPRLESKAEIMAYKIMGADVVGMTAMPEASLARELEICFAGVSVVTNYAAGISRTKLTTTEVLKTMKSSTAKINMVLKECIIHIPSKRKCPCKDALKDSRMG, via the coding sequence ATGCCAGAGATTGGGCTTATTGCTGGAAGTGGAATATACGAAATACCAGGGCTGGTAATTAAAAAAAAGAAAAGGATTGTTACTCCATTTGGGAAGCCATCTGACGATTACAGGATTGTTGAGATAAATGATGTAGAAATAGCCTTTCTCCCCCGCCATGGCTCTGCTCATAATATCCCGCCACACAGAGTAAATTACCGGGCTAATATCTGGGGGCTTAAAGAGCTCGGGGTCAAAAGAATTATATCTGTCAGTGCAGTGGGCGGCATCAGTAAAGAAATGAAGCCCGGTGGAATTGTCATCCCCGACCAGGTGATTGATATGACAGGTGGAAGAAACTCGACTTTCTATGACGGCCCTGAAGTTGTGCATATAGATTTCACAGAACCCTATTGCCCTGAGATAAGAAAAGCACTTATAAAAGCTGGCAAAAAGACAGGGATTGTCCTTATTAAAGGCGGGGCTTACATTTGCACAAATGGGCCGAGGCTGGAGTCAAAGGCAGAGATAATGGCCTATAAGATTATGGGCGCAGATGTTGTCGGGATGACTGCAATGCCTGAGGCGTCTCTTGCAAGAGAACTGGAAATCTGCTTTGCAGGGGTATCGGTTGTCACCAATTATGCTGCTGGTATAAGCAGGACAAAACTTACAACAACAGAAGTGTTAAAAACAATGAAGTCTTCAACTGCCAAAATCAACATGGTCTTAAAAGAATGCATAATACATATCCCCTCAAAAAGGAAATGTCCCTGCAAAGATGCTCTCAAAGACTCCAGAATGGGCTAA
- a CDS encoding TldD/PmbA family protein, whose protein sequence is MLDHELLFRVLKRTLSKGGDFADIFGERTHSTSIQLEDNRVEKILSGVDAGTGVRVIFGQKSAYAYSNDFSEAGILELADAAGKAVRMSAAGFTIDLKKKVPSVDFAIKLLPENVPMDRKIHLIESANKAARGVDSRVKQVSVIYRDSVQKVQIATSDGNIAEDERIYTTAVIQVVAAEGDIIQTGYEPVGGFIGFELFDENPLDEIAIKTAKRAVAMLRAKKAPGGRMPVVISARAGGTMIHEAIGHGLEADLAQQGLSVYSNKIGSQVASPLITVIDDSTLPNKRGSFRFDDEGTSSQRTILVEKGILKGYMYDILTAMKDGVASTGNGRRESYKHRPIPRMTNTFIAQGEESPEAVIKSVEKGLFVKKMGGGQVNTVTGEFVFEVSDGYLIEKGKVGEPLRGATLCGNGPEILRAIDMVANDLGFSIGTCGKDAQGVPVSDAMPTIRIPDMVVGGEVYK, encoded by the coding sequence ATGCTTGACCATGAACTTTTATTTAGGGTCTTAAAAAGGACTCTTTCTAAGGGTGGAGATTTCGCAGATATTTTTGGTGAACGTACACATTCAACTTCAATACAGCTTGAGGATAACAGGGTAGAAAAGATACTGAGCGGTGTTGATGCAGGTACAGGTGTAAGGGTAATTTTTGGTCAGAAGTCTGCCTATGCTTACAGTAATGATTTTTCAGAAGCAGGCATATTAGAGCTTGCAGATGCAGCAGGTAAGGCTGTGAGGATGTCAGCAGCAGGATTCACCATTGATTTAAAGAAAAAGGTACCATCAGTTGATTTCGCTATAAAGTTGCTGCCGGAGAATGTACCTATGGATAGAAAGATTCATCTCATTGAGTCTGCCAATAAGGCGGCCAGAGGTGTGGATTCAAGGGTTAAACAGGTGTCGGTAATTTACAGGGATTCGGTTCAAAAGGTTCAGATTGCAACCTCGGATGGCAATATTGCTGAAGATGAGCGCATATACACCACTGCTGTGATACAGGTTGTTGCTGCTGAAGGTGATATTATCCAGACTGGCTATGAACCTGTTGGTGGGTTTATAGGTTTTGAGCTTTTTGATGAAAACCCCCTCGATGAGATAGCCATCAAGACCGCAAAAAGGGCGGTGGCGATGCTCAGAGCTAAAAAGGCCCCTGGCGGAAGGATGCCGGTTGTTATCTCGGCCAGGGCTGGCGGCACAATGATACATGAGGCTATAGGGCATGGCCTTGAAGCAGACCTCGCACAGCAGGGGCTGTCTGTGTATTCCAATAAGATTGGAAGTCAGGTGGCCTCTCCTTTAATAACAGTTATTGATGATTCGACCCTGCCGAACAAGAGGGGTTCATTTAGATTTGACGATGAGGGCACCTCTTCTCAGAGAACCATACTCGTAGAAAAGGGGATTCTTAAGGGCTATATGTATGACATACTTACAGCCATGAAAGACGGAGTTGCATCCACTGGTAATGGCCGGCGTGAGTCCTATAAGCACAGACCAATACCGAGGATGACAAATACCTTTATTGCCCAGGGTGAGGAAAGCCCTGAAGCTGTAATTAAATCAGTGGAAAAGGGGCTCTTTGTGAAAAAAATGGGAGGAGGACAGGTTAATACAGTTACAGGGGAGTTTGTCTTTGAGGTCTCTGATGGTTATCTCATAGAGAAAGGTAAGGTCGGTGAGCCACTCAGAGGCGCAACATTATGCGGCAATGGCCCTGAAATCCTGAGAGCTATAGATATGGTCGCTAACGATCTTGGCTTTTCTATTGGAACCTGCGGTAAGGATGCCCAGGGTGTCCCGGTTTCAGATGCAATGCCAACAATAAGGATTCCTGACATGGTAGTTGGCGGAGAGGTGTATAAATAA